From the Pedobacter cryoconitis genome, one window contains:
- a CDS encoding serine hydrolase domain-containing protein, which translates to MKTSLKFLAALLLVSNVSFGQDIPQRIDSLIKDNYKKNPNVGISVGFIKSNEEYYTSYGNLNAESQTKIDKNSLFEIASITKILTSNLIAQAVVEHKIKTNDYIDRFLPKAFVLHENLKNKIKISDLASHQSGLPDIDFAKLIELNPQQPVNNVTIETLTTIINNCTELKDYGKYRYSTIGYTLLGQILEKVYGKSYDEIIREKMIKPLKMSNTFTKDFNVKNKTTAHNPEGGIQEFFKWNITAPAGLIKSNASDMVKYLKAVLNEKTSIGEAAIISEKMYYKDKNREMGLGLNIGTDDKNTIYLKSGDSMGQSSIICYNRIKNWGIIILLDQRNSKMRQDLLNGIYDTILK; encoded by the coding sequence ATGAAAACCTCATTAAAATTTTTAGCAGCGCTATTATTAGTAAGCAACGTTTCTTTTGGACAAGACATCCCGCAAAGAATTGATTCATTAATAAAAGATAATTATAAAAAAAATCCTAACGTAGGTATTAGCGTTGGTTTTATCAAAAGTAATGAAGAATACTATACATCTTATGGCAATTTGAATGCAGAAAGTCAAACTAAGATTGATAAAAATTCCCTATTCGAAATCGCATCTATAACTAAAATTTTAACCTCAAATTTAATTGCGCAAGCTGTAGTTGAGCATAAAATTAAAACGAATGATTATATAGACCGTTTCCTTCCAAAAGCGTTTGTATTACATGAAAACCTTAAGAACAAAATAAAAATTTCAGACCTGGCATCTCATCAATCCGGTTTGCCAGATATAGATTTTGCAAAGTTAATAGAACTAAATCCGCAACAGCCTGTAAACAATGTAACTATAGAAACGCTGACAACTATAATCAATAATTGTACTGAACTTAAAGATTATGGTAAATACCGTTATTCTACGATTGGGTATACTTTACTCGGACAAATACTAGAAAAGGTGTATGGCAAGAGTTACGATGAAATTATCCGGGAGAAAATGATTAAACCGTTAAAGATGTCAAATACATTTACGAAAGACTTTAACGTGAAAAACAAGACAACTGCCCATAATCCTGAAGGCGGTATTCAGGAATTCTTTAAATGGAATATTACAGCACCTGCTGGATTAATAAAATCTAATGCTTCTGATATGGTTAAGTATTTAAAAGCAGTCTTAAATGAGAAAACTTCAATAGGAGAGGCTGCGATAATTAGTGAAAAAATGTACTATAAGGATAAAAATAGAGAAATGGGATTAGGACTAAATATTGGGACAGACGATAAGAATACGATTTATTTGAAATCAGGCGATTCTATGGGACAATCATCGATTATTTGTTATAATAGAATAAAAAATTGGGGTATCATCATACTTCTGGATCAAAGGAATTCAAAAATGAGACAAGACCTTTTGAATGGGATTTATGATACTATTTTGAAATAA
- a CDS encoding helix-turn-helix domain-containing protein → MDKINLSVIIAVIAMFISLFLSFFLVTVKTEHKLSNRLFAFFLVLNAIDLSINLGYFFEIPLNARVFISSVFFLQLPAFYLYVLSVCYVDFRLKPKHLIHGITFLIANLILLPRFYTVSLASKISFLKRSSSMPEIQFNHILVHIQIILYIIAAFMILRKAKKIYLENYAGASMESLNWLFQFTAALSAFYFVALLKNIFKFTEYPNISEWLKTGLFLFELIIVFWYLYKALNNPGLFRNIDSRLKLVAHIISEDKNSVQLVVREKEYNEDLLKLKRYMIEEKPFLNPSLTIQDVSKDLKIPVRDLSVLINHKLEQHFYDFVNTYRIENAMDILRDVTKSKVTVLEILYEVGFNSKSSFNTAFKKHTGNTPTYYRKSL, encoded by the coding sequence ATGGACAAAATTAATTTATCAGTTATAATCGCTGTAATAGCGATGTTCATTTCATTATTTCTATCATTTTTTCTGGTTACAGTCAAAACAGAACATAAGTTAAGTAATCGTCTTTTTGCTTTTTTTCTGGTTTTAAATGCAATTGATCTTAGCATAAATTTGGGCTACTTTTTTGAAATCCCTTTAAATGCAAGAGTTTTTATTAGCTCTGTTTTTTTCTTACAACTTCCAGCATTTTATTTATACGTCTTATCCGTCTGTTATGTCGATTTTAGGCTAAAACCCAAGCATCTAATTCATGGGATTACTTTTTTAATAGCCAATCTGATTTTATTACCTCGCTTTTATACTGTCAGCCTGGCTTCTAAAATTAGCTTCCTTAAAAGAAGCAGTAGTATGCCGGAAATACAGTTCAATCATATTTTAGTACATATTCAAATTATATTATACATCATTGCGGCTTTTATGATATTAAGAAAAGCAAAAAAAATATACCTTGAAAATTATGCAGGAGCAAGTATGGAGTCGCTTAATTGGCTATTTCAGTTTACTGCGGCACTGTCAGCTTTTTATTTTGTTGCGCTGTTAAAAAACATCTTTAAATTTACTGAATATCCTAACATTTCCGAATGGTTAAAAACTGGACTTTTCTTATTTGAGCTGATCATTGTTTTTTGGTATTTATATAAAGCATTAAATAATCCAGGCCTGTTTAGAAATATCGATTCAAGATTAAAACTTGTAGCGCATATTATTTCCGAAGACAAAAATAGTGTGCAATTAGTTGTACGTGAAAAAGAGTACAATGAAGACTTACTGAAATTAAAGAGATATATGATAGAAGAAAAGCCATTTCTTAATCCTTCTTTAACTATTCAGGATGTCTCTAAAGACCTTAAAATTCCTGTTCGGGACTTATCAGTTTTAATCAATCATAAATTAGAACAGCATTTTTATGATTTCGTGAATACCTATCGTATAGAAAATGCTATGGATATTTTAAGAGATGTTACGAAAAGTAAGGTCACTGTTTTAGAAATTCTATACGAAGTAGGTTTTAATTCAAAATCTTCTTTCAATACGGCCTTTAAAAAACACACAGGTAATACACCTACTTATTATCGTAAAAGTCTGTAA
- a CDS encoding helix-turn-helix domain-containing protein, whose protein sequence is MKKTQFDQLVIHDFEEKVFHLPAHSHTYYELVYIRKGCGIHLLNNNKIPYTTGDLFILSPEDHHHFEIKRSTHFTFIKFTDSYFAGHKMNRPDALNLSTPEAIMSHKLLKEVKLKMDEPCISILRKIIENIVDYNCRKDVASSPLVYYQILSIFGLIREAAAKLSIRIDDGEPGKEELISYIHQHIYDPSLIRIKHIAPHFNIAVTYFSDYFRNKFNISYRIYINEYRIKLIEKRLKDPSLSMKYIADEFGFTDESHLSHFFKSMRKLSPMNFRQQQ, encoded by the coding sequence ATGAAGAAAACACAGTTTGATCAGTTAGTAATACATGATTTTGAAGAAAAAGTATTCCACCTGCCTGCACATAGCCATACTTATTATGAGCTTGTGTACATCCGTAAAGGTTGTGGGATTCATCTGCTAAACAACAATAAAATCCCATATACTACAGGAGACTTATTTATTCTGAGTCCTGAAGATCACCACCATTTTGAAATTAAGAGAAGTACGCATTTTACTTTCATCAAATTTACAGACAGTTACTTTGCAGGACATAAGATGAACAGGCCGGATGCATTAAACTTGTCTACCCCAGAAGCTATCATGAGCCATAAGCTGCTGAAAGAAGTGAAACTGAAAATGGACGAGCCGTGTATTTCTATTCTCCGGAAGATCATAGAAAATATTGTGGATTATAATTGCCGCAAAGACGTTGCTTCTTCTCCACTGGTTTATTACCAGATCCTGTCTATATTCGGACTGATCAGGGAAGCAGCAGCAAAATTGAGTATCCGTATTGATGATGGTGAGCCCGGCAAGGAGGAACTGATTTCTTATATTCATCAGCATATTTATGATCCTTCACTGATCAGGATCAAGCATATTGCTCCTCACTTTAATATTGCTGTTACCTATTTCAGTGACTATTTTAGAAATAAGTTTAATATCAGCTATCGGATCTATATAAATGAATACCGAATAAAGCTTATTGAAAAGCGGCTGAAGGATCCTTCGTTAAGTATGAAGTATATCGCTGACGAATTTGGATTTACAGATGAGAGCCATTTGTCGCACTTTTTCAAAAGCATGAGGAAATTGAGTCCGATGAACTTCAGGCAGCAACAGTAA
- a CDS encoding amidohydrolase family protein translates to MKNIIITGTLLLSTTLLMPSFKSADLSDNGGTLLKDVTLIDGNGGKPQDHMDILIQGDSIAAIGSKLKTAGLHVIDLKGKTIMPALISAHMHIGTLKGTSTKAENYTRDNIIAQLKKYQDYGVNNVMIMGTDRPQLFESGLRDSSANGLLPGARIHSAGYGFGVPKGAPPVEFGMDNVFRPASAAQVPAEMDSLLKTKPEVVKMWVDDFGGKFTKMKPEIYQRIITEAHQRNLRVAAHAYYLSDARKLVNDGLDIIGHSIRDSVIDDALVQQMKAKNVVYIPTLSLDEFAYIYARKPEWLNDPFFKNSLEPGVYEMITSEKYQNDLKNSPDYAKNVKAFETALKNLKKLNDAGILIAMGTDSGATPVRAQGFSEHLELELMVQAGLTPLQAITSGTRNAAKVLKIDQKYGTIAKGKIADLLITDANPATDIKNTRKIFAVYKAGKEVSKGPLKK, encoded by the coding sequence ATGAAAAATATAATCATCACAGGAACTTTATTACTCAGCACAACTCTGCTGATGCCTTCCTTCAAAAGTGCAGATTTATCCGATAATGGCGGAACTTTATTGAAAGACGTTACATTGATCGATGGCAACGGTGGCAAGCCGCAAGACCATATGGATATCCTGATACAAGGTGACAGCATAGCCGCGATAGGCAGCAAGTTGAAGACTGCCGGGCTGCATGTTATTGACCTTAAAGGTAAAACCATTATGCCAGCACTCATCAGTGCGCATATGCATATTGGTACATTGAAAGGGACAAGCACTAAAGCTGAAAATTATACACGAGACAATATTATCGCCCAGCTGAAAAAATATCAGGACTATGGTGTTAACAATGTTATGATCATGGGTACCGACCGGCCGCAGTTATTTGAAAGTGGTCTTCGTGATTCTTCAGCGAACGGCTTACTGCCTGGTGCACGGATACATTCCGCTGGTTATGGTTTTGGCGTTCCTAAAGGTGCGCCGCCCGTAGAATTTGGAATGGACAATGTATTCCGTCCTGCCTCCGCAGCACAAGTACCCGCAGAAATGGACAGCCTGTTAAAGACAAAACCAGAAGTGGTAAAGATGTGGGTAGATGATTTTGGTGGTAAGTTTACGAAGATGAAGCCCGAAATCTATCAGCGGATTATCACCGAGGCACACCAGCGCAATCTGCGTGTAGCAGCACATGCTTATTATCTGAGCGATGCGCGCAAACTCGTTAATGATGGCCTTGATATTATCGGACACAGTATCAGGGACAGTGTCATCGATGATGCACTGGTACAGCAGATGAAAGCGAAAAATGTAGTTTACATCCCTACCTTGTCGCTGGATGAATTTGCTTATATCTACGCGCGTAAACCGGAATGGCTCAACGATCCTTTTTTCAAAAATTCACTGGAACCCGGCGTATATGAAATGATTACTTCAGAGAAATACCAGAACGACCTGAAAAATTCACCGGATTATGCTAAAAATGTAAAGGCTTTTGAAACGGCGCTTAAAAACCTTAAAAAGCTCAATGATGCAGGTATCCTGATAGCGATGGGTACAGATAGTGGCGCTACGCCAGTAAGGGCGCAGGGTTTTAGCGAACATCTTGAACTGGAACTGATGGTACAGGCTGGATTAACTCCATTACAAGCTATTACTTCAGGTACAAGAAATGCGGCTAAAGTGTTAAAGATCGACCAGAAATACGGTACCATAGCAAAAGGGAAAATAGCAGATTTGCTGATCACAGATGCCAATCCAGCTACGGACATTAAAAATACCCGCAAAATCTTCGCCGTGTACAAAGCGGGAAAAGAAGTGAGCAAAGGGCCATTAAAAAAATAA
- a CDS encoding L-dopachrome tautomerase-related protein — MKYIIRVSFLLLSIGPCSKLIAQQQQPEVIARIIPPAPDMSGIAVTSDNRVFLGFPRHADNHQSFALAELIDGKPVPFPNAAYVYPSSKSFKDWLVSPHGLYMDKNDVLWILDDGKRDGIKEIPEGAAKVVALDSKTKKILHTLVIPKPVLSDDAHYNDLRVDLSHGAQGTVYIANSGFGERYSLLVIDVATGKTREVLLNHYSTSPEPGFMAFLEGKPLNYSFKEQTFPSGGIDGLALSPDSKTLYWTAITGRRMYSLPTSNLSNPAISTQQLSDSVKYEGEHPACDGLAEDEKGNIYFGAFEQQSLVQRTADGKYHLLAHDKDNFVWPDGLAYRNGYLYVTLGQWNRLPSYNKGKDLRKPPYLVERIKVNAN; from the coding sequence ATGAAATATATTATCCGGGTATCTTTTTTACTCTTAAGTATAGGTCCATGCAGTAAGCTAATAGCACAGCAGCAACAACCAGAAGTAATTGCAAGAATAATACCTCCTGCACCCGATATGTCTGGTATCGCTGTAACTTCAGACAACAGGGTATTTCTGGGTTTTCCACGTCATGCTGACAACCACCAGTCATTTGCGCTTGCAGAATTAATTGATGGGAAGCCTGTCCCCTTCCCAAATGCAGCATATGTCTATCCATCATCCAAATCCTTCAAGGACTGGCTGGTATCACCACATGGTTTATATATGGATAAAAATGATGTATTGTGGATTTTGGATGATGGTAAGCGTGATGGAATAAAAGAAATACCGGAAGGTGCCGCCAAAGTGGTTGCTTTGGATAGCAAGACAAAGAAGATTCTCCATACACTGGTGATCCCAAAGCCAGTACTTTCTGATGATGCTCATTACAATGACCTGCGGGTAGATCTGTCACATGGCGCGCAAGGTACAGTATACATTGCAAATTCTGGTTTCGGAGAGCGTTACTCCTTACTGGTTATAGATGTGGCAACTGGTAAAACGAGAGAAGTTTTGCTTAACCATTACAGCACCTCGCCCGAACCTGGATTTATGGCCTTTTTGGAGGGTAAACCTCTCAACTATAGTTTTAAAGAACAAACCTTTCCCTCTGGTGGCATCGATGGTTTAGCACTCAGCCCCGATAGTAAAACATTATACTGGACAGCGATCACTGGTCGCCGGATGTACAGCCTGCCCACGTCAAATCTGAGCAATCCAGCTATCAGCACACAGCAGCTAAGTGATTCGGTGAAATATGAAGGCGAACATCCTGCCTGCGACGGATTGGCGGAAGATGAAAAAGGAAACATCTATTTTGGTGCCTTTGAGCAGCAATCTCTTGTACAGCGAACAGCCGACGGCAAATATCATTTGCTTGCGCACGATAAAGATAACTTTGTCTGGCCCGACGGCCTGGCTTATCGAAACGGTTATTTGTATGTGACTCTGGGACAGTGGAACCGTCTCCCCAGCTATAACAAGGGTAAAGATTTACGGAAACCTCCATACCTGGTGGAACGTATTAAAGTGAACGCGAATTAA
- a CDS encoding aldo/keto reductase → MEYRQLGASGLHVPVLSFGTATFGGGNDFFKAWGSTEAEEAKRLIDICLEAGVNFFDTADIYSDGLAEEVLGKAIAGKQRDKLILSTKSTFTFGEGPNNQGSSRFHILKQIEGSLKRLGTDYIDVYHMHGFDGNTPVEETLRTLDDLVQSGKVRYIAASNFSGWHLMKSLAASEKNSWNRYVAHQVYYSLANREYEWELMPLGLDQNVGAIIWSPLSAGRLGGKYGRNKPVPKEGRVAQGGSPVPEMVVKEEVFYNTIDALEEVAEETNKTVAQVALNWLLQRPTVSSIIIGARNEEQLKQNLEAIGWNLSTDQVKKLDEASTVPPTYPYWHQWQNKSLNPTPDFYGK, encoded by the coding sequence ATGGAATACAGACAATTAGGCGCATCGGGATTACATGTACCAGTACTTAGTTTTGGAACAGCCACATTTGGTGGTGGCAATGATTTTTTCAAAGCCTGGGGAAGTACAGAAGCCGAAGAAGCAAAAAGACTAATCGATATTTGCCTGGAAGCAGGTGTCAACTTTTTTGATACCGCAGATATCTATTCAGACGGACTGGCAGAAGAAGTACTTGGAAAAGCTATCGCCGGTAAACAAAGAGATAAACTGATCCTTTCTACTAAATCAACCTTTACTTTTGGTGAAGGGCCAAACAACCAGGGTTCATCCCGTTTTCATATTTTGAAACAGATTGAGGGTAGTTTGAAGCGTCTGGGTACCGACTATATCGATGTGTATCACATGCATGGTTTTGATGGAAATACCCCAGTGGAGGAAACACTGAGAACATTGGATGACCTGGTACAAAGTGGTAAAGTACGTTATATTGCCGCCTCCAACTTCTCCGGATGGCACTTGATGAAATCGCTGGCAGCCTCGGAGAAAAACAGCTGGAACCGCTATGTTGCTCATCAGGTTTATTACTCGCTGGCAAATCGTGAATATGAATGGGAGCTGATGCCGCTTGGACTTGATCAAAATGTAGGCGCTATTATCTGGTCGCCTCTTTCTGCTGGCCGGTTAGGTGGCAAATATGGCCGCAATAAGCCTGTTCCAAAAGAAGGAAGAGTAGCACAGGGTGGCAGTCCGGTTCCAGAGATGGTGGTTAAAGAAGAGGTATTTTACAACACTATTGATGCATTAGAAGAAGTAGCTGAAGAAACAAATAAAACAGTAGCACAAGTTGCCCTGAACTGGTTGTTACAACGACCAACGGTATCCAGTATTATTATTGGCGCCCGTAATGAGGAACAACTGAAACAAAATCTGGAGGCTATTGGGTGGAACCTTAGCACAGATCAGGTGAAGAAACTGGATGAAGCCAGCACTGTACCGCCAACTTACCCTTACTGGCATCAATGGCAGAATAAATCCCTGAATCCTACACCGGATTTCTATGGCAAATAA
- a CDS encoding putative quinol monooxygenase — MEKELIVKWKIKESETADILNLLPELADKTRNEKGNISYHIYQSADNANELFLHERYADADALEIHKNSEHYQQIVLGQIIPNLEIREVTLLKKLF, encoded by the coding sequence ATGGAAAAGGAATTGATCGTAAAGTGGAAAATCAAAGAAAGCGAAACAGCTGACATACTGAACCTCTTGCCGGAGCTGGCAGACAAGACAAGAAACGAGAAAGGAAATATTTCATACCATATCTACCAATCGGCGGATAATGCGAATGAACTCTTTTTACACGAGCGCTACGCAGATGCTGATGCACTTGAGATCCATAAAAATTCTGAGCATTACCAGCAAATTGTACTTGGTCAGATTATTCCAAACCTGGAAATCAGGGAGGTCACCCTGCTAAAAAAACTGTTTTAA
- a CDS encoding type 1 glutamine amidotransferase domain-containing protein, with protein sequence MSKKILFIVSNSKVIGKKNRATGVFLDEVAHPYVEFDAAGYHIDFASITGEEPGLDNLEAKEEPLNAKFLQDGGWEKMKNNRKLAEVDASIYDAIFVPGGLAPMVDMPENPLLKKVIAEAYERNAVVGAVCHGPVSLLNVKLSDGTFLLKDKNVTSFTNEEENNYAKDDVPFLLESALTAQGAKFHGAIPWSSHSIADGNLVTGQNPASARETAQKIIAILEV encoded by the coding sequence ATGTCAAAAAAAATCTTATTCATAGTTTCCAATAGCAAAGTGATTGGCAAAAAAAATAGAGCAACAGGTGTATTTCTTGATGAAGTTGCCCATCCTTACGTAGAGTTTGATGCAGCAGGCTACCATATTGATTTTGCAAGCATCACCGGAGAAGAACCTGGGTTAGACAATCTTGAAGCAAAGGAAGAGCCTTTAAATGCGAAATTCCTGCAAGATGGCGGATGGGAAAAGATGAAGAACAACCGTAAACTTGCTGAAGTGGATGCAAGCATTTATGATGCAATCTTTGTTCCCGGTGGTTTGGCTCCTATGGTAGATATGCCGGAAAATCCTTTACTAAAAAAAGTAATTGCAGAAGCCTATGAAAGAAATGCCGTTGTTGGTGCGGTATGTCACGGCCCGGTATCGCTGCTCAATGTAAAACTCAGTGACGGAACATTCTTGCTTAAAGATAAAAACGTTACCTCTTTCACTAACGAGGAAGAGAACAACTATGCTAAAGACGATGTCCCATTTTTATTGGAGTCGGCTCTTACAGCTCAAGGTGCAAAGTTTCATGGAGCTATCCCCTGGTCTTCGCACAGTATAGCTGACGGAAACCTTGTAACCGGTCAAAATCCCGCCTCTGCGCGTGAAACAGCTCAAAAGATAATCGCAATTTTAGAAGTTTAA
- a CDS encoding Crp/Fnr family transcriptional regulator, with product MQNSILSEIFKGVNFSAAEEEVVFNKFKKILISKGDILLSAGQSVSYQYYVRSGCLRTFFLDEAGKEYTVQFAVNDWWISDYTAFFTGEKSMLYIECIQEAEIFQISRESMEKLYHEVPAIETFYRKKMERFFSSFQKRILSDLALPAKEKYLRFVKTYPQIEQSIKNYHLASYLGITTESLSRIRKELAHQ from the coding sequence ATGCAAAACTCTATACTCAGTGAAATATTCAAAGGAGTAAATTTTTCAGCAGCTGAAGAAGAAGTAGTCTTTAATAAATTCAAGAAAATCCTGATTAGTAAAGGAGATATACTCCTGAGCGCCGGGCAGTCTGTCTCTTATCAATACTATGTACGCAGTGGATGCTTAAGGACGTTTTTCCTGGATGAAGCAGGAAAAGAATATACAGTTCAGTTTGCTGTGAATGACTGGTGGATAAGTGATTATACGGCTTTTTTTACTGGTGAAAAATCGATGCTTTATATTGAGTGTATTCAGGAAGCCGAAATATTTCAGATATCCAGGGAAAGCATGGAGAAATTATATCATGAAGTTCCTGCAATTGAGACTTTTTACAGAAAAAAAATGGAACGTTTCTTTTCGAGTTTTCAAAAAAGAATACTTTCTGACCTGGCGCTTCCGGCAAAGGAAAAATACCTGAGGTTTGTTAAAACCTATCCGCAGATTGAGCAAAGCATCAAAAATTACCATCTTGCGTCTTATTTGGGAATAACTACGGAGAGTTTAAGCCGTATCAGAAAAGAACTGGCTCACCAATAG
- the gwsG gene encoding grasp-with-spasm system ATP-grasp peptide maturase has translation MVLILTKNNDGSSNGIIDWLTYYKKEFIRVNGNDDYTRIVEITSDKIIIEQQGKQYDLLTCDSVWYRRNSFSAQSFGIKIKNSIVENVIAGDRDYAKKQLLAESNVLTEYLYYLIEQNIEKRFGGYFSSNVNKLIILEKAKRFGLKITENFIISDRKKLEEKINSNGNLITKSFDNGVYALKKEYGYFSYTERVNTEEAAKFSSTFFPSLLQKEIRKNYELRVFYLAGKFYSTVIFSQKNESTSVDSRKHSKELPRHLPYQLPNEIEDKLQLLMIDLHLKMGSIDMIVDREGNYIFLEVNPVGQFTFYSNKCNYFLERELARLL, from the coding sequence ATGGTTCTAATACTTACTAAAAACAATGATGGTAGCTCTAATGGCATAATTGACTGGCTAACTTACTATAAAAAAGAATTCATAAGAGTAAATGGCAATGATGATTATACCAGAATTGTAGAAATTACTTCTGATAAAATTATTATAGAACAGCAAGGCAAACAATATGACCTTCTAACTTGTGATAGTGTCTGGTATAGACGAAATAGCTTTTCAGCTCAATCTTTTGGTATAAAAATAAAAAACTCAATCGTTGAAAATGTAATAGCAGGCGACCGTGATTATGCAAAAAAACAACTTCTTGCTGAATCAAATGTACTCACCGAATATCTTTATTATTTAATTGAACAAAACATAGAAAAACGATTTGGTGGATATTTCTCATCCAATGTCAACAAATTAATTATCCTCGAAAAAGCGAAGCGCTTTGGCTTGAAAATTACAGAAAACTTTATTATTTCTGATCGGAAAAAGCTGGAAGAAAAGATTAATAGCAATGGTAACTTAATTACTAAATCTTTTGACAATGGCGTATATGCACTTAAAAAGGAATATGGATACTTTTCCTATACAGAAAGAGTAAACACAGAGGAAGCTGCTAAATTCTCTTCTACTTTCTTCCCATCCTTACTCCAAAAAGAAATAAGAAAAAATTACGAGCTAAGGGTATTTTATTTGGCCGGCAAATTTTATTCAACGGTAATTTTTTCCCAGAAAAATGAATCAACCAGCGTAGACAGTAGAAAACATTCAAAAGAACTTCCCCGACATCTTCCTTATCAGTTACCAAATGAGATAGAAGATAAACTGCAATTGTTAATGATAGATTTGCATCTTAAAATGGGATCGATTGATATGATTGTTGACCGGGAGGGGAATTACATATTTCTGGAGGTAAACCCGGTTGGACAATTCACTTTCTACTCTAATAAATGTAATTATTTTCTGGAAAGAGAGCTTGCCCGCTTATTATAA
- the gwsS gene encoding grasp-with-spasm system SPASM domain peptide maturase — translation MIQTSQYLKEFAGKYLYIYADIFFVKGYTRTMVCDLNKNKWFFIENDYYDIVIEFKSRKINDVINLVSEASASQLCLFIESFIDNDFAEIVDDISNFPPLKLEYDSPNPINNAIIDIDEQSNYDVDKLSAELDKLNCKFLQIRIYYAPDISFITELILKFSSRDLNSIQLLLKYQDSITLAQYQSLTVSFPMISFTIYSSPFNKIYESDLNIILNTLGYVHYIKQEITSCNSCGIINQAVMTLPAEVHLFMENITHNNCLNRKISIDINGEIKNCPSMETSYGNTNQTSLIEIAENKDFQSLWTINKDQISVCQDCEYRYVCSDCRAYTVDGIMSKPSKCNYDPYQGQWTN, via the coding sequence ATGATTCAAACCTCTCAATATTTAAAAGAATTTGCCGGCAAGTACCTTTACATCTATGCTGATATTTTTTTTGTAAAAGGCTATACCAGAACAATGGTTTGCGATTTGAACAAAAATAAATGGTTTTTTATTGAAAATGATTATTATGATATAGTGATCGAGTTCAAATCTAGAAAAATCAATGATGTTATCAACTTAGTTTCAGAAGCATCCGCCAGTCAACTCTGTTTATTTATAGAAAGCTTTATTGATAATGATTTTGCGGAAATTGTAGATGACATATCAAACTTCCCGCCACTAAAACTGGAATATGATTCCCCTAACCCCATTAATAATGCGATAATTGATATAGATGAACAGAGTAATTATGATGTGGATAAACTGTCTGCCGAGTTAGACAAACTGAATTGTAAATTTCTCCAAATCAGAATTTATTATGCGCCCGACATCAGTTTTATTACTGAACTGATCTTGAAGTTCAGTTCCCGGGACCTTAACAGTATCCAGCTTTTACTAAAATATCAAGATAGTATAACCTTGGCTCAATATCAGTCTTTAACAGTATCCTTCCCGATGATTTCGTTCACAATTTACAGCTCTCCATTTAACAAAATTTATGAATCTGACCTGAATATTATTTTGAACACCCTTGGATATGTGCATTATATAAAACAAGAAATTACTTCATGCAATTCATGTGGAATAATTAATCAGGCCGTAATGACTCTGCCTGCTGAAGTTCATTTATTTATGGAAAATATCACCCATAATAATTGTCTGAACAGAAAAATATCAATTGATATTAACGGAGAAATTAAAAATTGTCCTTCCATGGAGACATCATACGGAAATACAAATCAGACTTCCCTGATCGAAATAGCTGAAAATAAAGATTTTCAGTCACTGTGGACGATAAATAAAGATCAGATTTCTGTTTGCCAGGATTGTGAATATAGATATGTATGCAGTGATTGCAGAGCTTATACAGTTGACGGCATTATGTCCAAACCCTCTAAATGTAATTATGACCCCTATCAGGGACAATGGACTAACTAA